The following is a genomic window from Coriobacteriia bacterium.
GTGCTGGAGGACAGGTTGGAGCTCTACCGAGCGTTCATCGCCGCCGGCGCCCTCGAAGCGCCCACGACCGACGCGGCATGAGCCGCAGATAACGATTCGCACACCGGCTGGGAAGTCATCAGGAGGAATCAGAACGATGAAGCACAAGATCGCGGTTCTGATGGGGGGTCGATCGCTTGAGCGCGAGGTCTCGCTCGCAAGCGGCAAGCGCGTGTGCGAGGCCCTGGAGGCGGCCGGGTATATCGTCTTGGCGCTGGACGTGACGGCCGACCTCGTATCGACGCTCAGGTCAGAGCGGCCGGATGCCGCCTACATCGCGCTGCACGGCAAGTACGGCGAGGACGGCACCATCCAAGAGCTGCTCGAGTTCCTGTCTATCCCCTATACGGGGCCAGGCGTCGTCTCATGTGCCCTGTCGTGGGACAAGTCAGTCACCAAGCATCTGCTGGCGGAGAATGGGCTCGCCACTCCGCAGTGGATCACGCTGACCGCTGACGCATTCAAGCAGATGGGGGCGGCCACGGCGGTCGACCTGATGGGAGCGGCCGTGGGCGGGTACCCGGTGGCCGTGAAGCCGGCGCGGCAGGGCTCGGCGCTTGGATTCTTGCGCGTGGACGAGGAGGCGCGACTTGCCGAAGCGCTTCTCGACGCTCTGTCGTACGACACTGCGGTGATCGTCGAGCGGTGGATCGACGGGACCGAACTCGCGGTCAGCGTACTCGGCGACGGCGAGGGCGCCGAGGTTCTTCCGGCGGTCGAGATTGCTCCCAAGTCGGGCACATACGACTTCTCGGCCCGCTATGCCGAGGGCGAGACGGACTTCTTCGTGCCGGCCCGCCTCGAGGAGCCGGTGCTCGCCGAGGCGGCGCGTGTCGCGGCGAAGGTGCACTCGCTGCTCCGGTGCCGCGATGTGAGCCGCGTCGACCTCATCGTCGATGCCGCGGGGACGCCGTGGGTTCTGGAGGCCAATACGTCGCCCGGAATGACGGAGACCTCGCTCCTCCCGATGGCTGCAGCAGCAGCAGGCATGTCCTTCCAAGATGTGGTATCAAGAGTGACTGAGGCTGCGCTTACTCGAGGGGAATCGGGTATAGAGTACTAGTGAGGCCCGGCAGGCACGAGAGCCGGGCCGGGTGCGCTTCATCGGAATCAGCTGCATCGAATACGGAGGTGCGTGACCATGTACGACTATCGCCGCGGGGGTTCGGTCTTTGGCGCGTTTCTGCTGGGCGGTCTGGTGGGGGCCGTCCTGGGCCTGCTGTTCGCCCCGCGCTCAGGCAAAGAGACGCGCGAGATAATCACGGCTCGGGCTGAGGAGTACTGGGGCGAGGGGCTCGAGATGTATGAGTCCGGACGCGAGAAGGTGACCGAAGCCTACTCCAGCGGCAAGGAGAAGGTCGTCGAGTCGAGCGAACAGCTGCGCGGCAAGATCGACGAGGCCCGTGGCCGGCTGCAGGAGCAGGTTGCCAAGTCCGCTGAGATCGGCCGCGACAAGGTCGCCGGCGCGGTTCCCGTGGTCAAGGACGCCGTCGACAAGGCTGCGGATGCGACCAAGAGCGGCGTCGAGGTAGCAGGCGTGAAGACGGCGGAAACCCTCGACTTCGTGGCCAAGAAGGCGCAGGGAAGCGCGGCGCCCGAGGCGACGTTGGGCGCCGATGAGTTCCTCGCTGGCGCGGCGGATTCCAAGCCCGAGGCGTAGGCGCTTCGAAAACCTGTAACATCGAAGGCCGGTCCCGGGCGCAGGGGGGCCGGCCTTGCTGTCTGAGTGGCACCCGTGGAGGTCGCAAGCGTGCGTTCGCTCATAGAAATCGGCAGACTCCCGGTGGTCAATGAGGCCGGCAAGCGCATCGGTCGTGTGCTGGATGTGCTGTTCGCGCCTGAGGGTGCGCGGGTCATCGGCTTTGCCGTTGCGCGGCCGCGCATCCTGATGCTGCTGGACCGCAAGGATCTCTATCTTGCGTTGGACCGTGCCACGCTGGAGCCCGACCGAGTCGTGGCGGCCAGGGGAGCGGCCTCATGGGGCCGCAGCGCCGCAGCCCGCACGGGAATCTCGTGGGACGATTCGGTCATCTGGGTCGGCATGCCCGTGCGGTCCGAATCCGGTGCGTCACTGGGGACGGTGCGCGACGGGCTCTTCGACCCGCAGACGGGTCAGCTGGATGCGATCGGTCTGACCGGTGGGATCGCGGCTGACATCGCGGTGGGAGTTCGCGACCTTCCGGTCGAGGTGGTCAGGGGGTTCGATGGGCAAGCCGTCGTGCTCTCTGATGACGCCGCTGACACCGACACCTCCGGCGGCGCCGCTGCTGCGGCAGGGCGCGGGGTGGCCGTGGCCAAGAAGACCGGAAGCGATCTAGGCAAGCAGGCAACGGGCGCCGCTCGGACCGCCGCGGTCTATGGGGCATCCGCCGTCCGAGCGGCCGCGAAGAGCGAGACAGGCAAGAAGACCATAGGCTGGTTCAAGTCCATCAAGGACGAGGTCGTCGACGCGATGGGTGATCCTGACGATGACGCGTAGACTGCGCCCACTCGAGTTCGCCGACCTTGCTCGCCTGCCCGGTGAGTGCGGCGGCTGTGTGTTCTGGGAGTCCGCAGGAGAGCGCGAGCGGGTCTGCGGTTCCGTCCTGGATGTAGAGCTCGCACAGGCATGGCAGCGGCGCGTGACTGACGAGTGGGGTGACTGCGGACGCGTGGCCTACGAGGACAACGACGTTCTCGGTTTTATCAAGTACGCGCCAAGTGGCTACTTTCCGCAGGCGGCAGCGTTTCGGGCTGCTCCGAAGGACCCGGTTGTGCCGCTTATCGCATGCATGCACGTCGCGCCGGAGGCGCGCCAGCACGGGTTGGGGACGCTGTTGCTGCGTTCGGCTCTGAGGGATCTGGCTGTGCGAGGAGAGAGGCGCGTGGAATGCATCGGCAGCGTGCGGAAACCCGCGGTGCTCGAGGCTTCGCCCTTTCTGGGGGTCGACTTCCTGCTTCGCAACGGGTTCACTGTGGTTACTCCCGACCCGGAATACCCCCTGCTCAAGCTCGACCTGCGCTCACTTGCCATGATCACGGAGAACCTGGAGGTCGTCTTCGATTCCCTCAGGTTCCCGACGCGCGTGCCGAAACGAGAGCCCGCCACCTGGATGAAGGGACGCTAGGTGTCTGATTCACCGAAGAGGACCAGTTCGCGCGAACGGGTCAAGACGTTCCTCGAGGCGCACGGGCTTGCCGAGGGCTTGACCGAGTTCGCTCAGTCGACCAAGACCGCCGCCGAAGCAGCGGAGGCCATGGGCTGCGAGCTCGGGCAGATCGTGAAGTCGCTCGTCGTCACCGTTGACGGCAGCCCGGTACTGGCGCTGGTAGCGGGAGACCGACGGGGCGACCTCGTGGCGATTGCGGCTGAGTCTGGCGGCACCAAGGCGCGCATGGCCGACGCCGACACGGTTCGGGCGGCAACAGGGTACGCCATCGGCGGCGTTTCGCCGTTCGATCTTCCCGCGCAGCTGCCGGTGCTCATCGATGACTCGCTTGCGCGCTTTGACGTGGTGTTTCCGGCTGCCGGAACGCCTACGTCGATGGTGCGCTTGGCGCGCGCGGACCTGGAGGCCGTGGTGGTCGGTCGAGTGGCACGTATCTCGCAGTGATTTTCTAGGATGCATTCGCGACGCAAGGGGAGGAACGTTTCGCCCAGTGCCTTACTATTTCGTTGAGAAACCTCGCAGAGCACGCCTGACGATGACCGTCGTGCTGGTCGGTATGGGCGTGGTGGCCGTGGCCGCCGCAGCGGCGAGCTTCGCGCTGGCGCGTCCGGTGACGGTCGCGGTCGACGGAGTGAAGCGCCAGGTCGAGCCGGGGATGACGGTTGCCATGCTCGAGTCCGCGGGAGCCTTCAAAGCTGCGCCGGGAGACCTGCTCGCGGTCAACGGCAGCATCGCCGAGACAGCGGCCGGGGCACCTCCGCGCATCTTGCGCAACGGTCAGCCGGCCAATCCGGCAGAGAGGCTGGTCCGCGGTGACGTGCTCGTGAGTCGGCGCGGCGCTGACGTACCCGAGTCGCTCGAGGAGACGACGGTGCCGATCGACTTTCCCACGCGCGTGGAAGGGAAGGGCTCGCTCTCCGAGGTGAGCCGGGAGGGAAAGCCGGGGATGCGGCTGGTCAAGCGAGGAGTAGTGTCGCGCATCGAGTTGGAGAGCGTCGTCCTCACCGAGCCGGTGGCGCAGGTGGTCACACGATTCACGCCGCGCCCGGGTTCGAAACTCGTGGCGCTCACCTTTGACGATGGCCCGTGGCCCACCCATACGGACCAAGTGCTCAGGGCGCTCAAGAAGGCTGACGTTCCGGCGACGTTCTTCCTGCTGGGCGGCAACGTGAAGCGCTACCCGGCGATGGCTCGCCGTATCGCCTCCGAGGGGCACCTTTTGGCCAGTCACTCATTGGGCCACAAGGATTTCGCACGCAGCACGCCCGCCCAGATTCGGCGTGAGGTCAACGGCGGACGCAATGCCATCAAGAAGGCGACGGGGGTCACCACCAACTGGATCAGGCCCCCGTATGGAGCCATGGACGAAGCGGCGTGGAAGGTGGTGCGCCGCAGTGGCGGGCGTGTCGTGATGTGGGATGTCGACAGCAACGACTGGCGCAAGCCCGGCGCGGGCAACATCGTGAACA
Proteins encoded in this region:
- a CDS encoding YtxH domain-containing protein, encoding MYDYRRGGSVFGAFLLGGLVGAVLGLLFAPRSGKETREIITARAEEYWGEGLEMYESGREKVTEAYSSGKEKVVESSEQLRGKIDEARGRLQEQVAKSAEIGRDKVAGAVPVVKDAVDKAADATKSGVEVAGVKTAETLDFVAKKAQGSAAPEATLGADEFLAGAADSKPEA
- a CDS encoding PRC-barrel domain-containing protein — encoded protein: MRSLIEIGRLPVVNEAGKRIGRVLDVLFAPEGARVIGFAVARPRILMLLDRKDLYLALDRATLEPDRVVAARGAASWGRSAAARTGISWDDSVIWVGMPVRSESGASLGTVRDGLFDPQTGQLDAIGLTGGIAADIAVGVRDLPVEVVRGFDGQAVVLSDDAADTDTSGGAAAAAGRGVAVAKKTGSDLGKQATGAARTAAVYGASAVRAAAKSETGKKTIGWFKSIKDEVVDAMGDPDDDA
- a CDS encoding GNAT family N-acetyltransferase, which produces MTRRLRPLEFADLARLPGECGGCVFWESAGERERVCGSVLDVELAQAWQRRVTDEWGDCGRVAYEDNDVLGFIKYAPSGYFPQAAAFRAAPKDPVVPLIACMHVAPEARQHGLGTLLLRSALRDLAVRGERRVECIGSVRKPAVLEASPFLGVDFLLRNGFTVVTPDPEYPLLKLDLRSLAMITENLEVVFDSLRFPTRVPKREPATWMKGR
- a CDS encoding YbaK/EbsC family protein; protein product: MSDSPKRTSSRERVKTFLEAHGLAEGLTEFAQSTKTAAEAAEAMGCELGQIVKSLVVTVDGSPVLALVAGDRRGDLVAIAAESGGTKARMADADTVRAATGYAIGGVSPFDLPAQLPVLIDDSLARFDVVFPAAGTPTSMVRLARADLEAVVVGRVARISQ
- a CDS encoding polysaccharide deacetylase family protein, whose translation is MPYYFVEKPRRARLTMTVVLVGMGVVAVAAAAASFALARPVTVAVDGVKRQVEPGMTVAMLESAGAFKAAPGDLLAVNGSIAETAAGAPPRILRNGQPANPAERLVRGDVLVSRRGADVPESLEETTVPIDFPTRVEGKGSLSEVSREGKPGMRLVKRGVVSRIELESVVLTEPVAQVVTRFTPRPGSKLVALTFDDGPWPTHTDQVLRALKKADVPATFFLLGGNVKRYPAMARRIASEGHLLASHSLGHKDFARSTPAQIRREVNGGRNAIKKATGVTTNWIRPPYGAMDEAAWKVVRRSGGRVVMWDVDSNDWRKPGAGNIVNTVVKNTRPGSIVLLHDGGGDRAQTAAAIPGIVKKLKAKGYTFVTVEGLVSARGVAKAPATKAAEENRPK
- a CDS encoding D-alanine--D-alanine ligase; this encodes MKHKIAVLMGGRSLEREVSLASGKRVCEALEAAGYIVLALDVTADLVSTLRSERPDAAYIALHGKYGEDGTIQELLEFLSIPYTGPGVVSCALSWDKSVTKHLLAENGLATPQWITLTADAFKQMGAATAVDLMGAAVGGYPVAVKPARQGSALGFLRVDEEARLAEALLDALSYDTAVIVERWIDGTELAVSVLGDGEGAEVLPAVEIAPKSGTYDFSARYAEGETDFFVPARLEEPVLAEAARVAAKVHSLLRCRDVSRVDLIVDAAGTPWVLEANTSPGMTETSLLPMAAAAAGMSFQDVVSRVTEAALTRGESGIEY